The proteins below come from a single Nitrosospira sp. Is2 genomic window:
- a CDS encoding SDR family oxidoreductase has protein sequence MENKTILITGAGSGFGEGTAIGLAQSGYQVIAGVQISPQVTSLRNKAKELGLEGNLRVEKLDILDHFDVEYALTWDIDILFSNAGKGEAGPVFEIPIELVRSNFETNVFAPLDLAQKFIAKWINEKRGGKVVFTSSMGGLFTPPGFGIYVATKHALEAIAEAMLDELKKYNIKIQTINPGAYLTGYNETMSDNAFRWLDDSKNFTKRDEMKATFASLLDKPEGRLDPKEMIDAMIKIVPSDTGKFRNVVPKFVEDMIKEHQIKAWDVEI, from the coding sequence CAATCAGGGTATCAAGTTATAGCCGGGGTACAAATTTCTCCCCAGGTAACGTCACTCCGCAATAAGGCCAAGGAGTTGGGATTGGAAGGTAACCTTCGTGTTGAAAAGCTCGATATCCTTGATCACTTTGATGTCGAATATGCGTTAACCTGGGATATCGACATCCTGTTTAGCAACGCGGGCAAGGGTGAAGCCGGCCCGGTGTTTGAAATCCCAATTGAATTAGTTCGCAGCAATTTTGAAACCAATGTATTTGCCCCACTAGACCTTGCCCAAAAATTCATTGCCAAATGGATCAATGAAAAAAGAGGAGGTAAAGTGGTCTTCACTTCTTCCATGGGCGGATTATTTACGCCTCCTGGATTTGGCATTTATGTTGCCACCAAACATGCATTGGAAGCGATTGCTGAAGCTATGTTGGATGAGCTAAAAAAATATAACATTAAAATTCAGACTATTAATCCTGGTGCATATCTGACCGGATATAACGAAACAATGTCTGACAATGCTTTCCGCTGGCTGGATGATAGTAAAAACTTTACTAAACGTGATGAAATGAAGGCAACTTTCGCATCATTATTAGACAAACCGGAAGGCAGGCTGGATCCCAAGGAAATGATCGACGCAATGATCAAAATTGTTCCTTCCGACACCGGAAAATTCCGCAATGTTGTTCCCAAATTTGTTGAAGATATGATCAAGGAACATCAGATAAAAGCCTGGGATGTTGAAATATAA